Within the Thermosynechococcaceae cyanobacterium Okahandja genome, the region TTGACCTGACGGATTCCGTCACGACTGAGACAGGTGGCCATCACCCTGAAGTGAATGGTAACGCACTTGTCAAAACTGAAGCTGCACCGTCAGAACTGGTGAAACCGGATCCGCGCCTAAGCGATCCGCGCGCCGAGGCGCTCAGGCAGATGCTGGAACGCCATCGCAATAGCCGCCAGCTTATTATTTTGCAGGATTTTCCTGATCCGGATGCCCTCTCTTCGGCTTGGACCTACAAGCTGATTGCCGAAAAGTTTGAGATTCAGTGTGACATTGCCTACGCTGGCGCCCTCAGCCACCAAGAAAACATTACGCTTGTGCGCCTCACGGGGATGCCCCTCATCCGTTGGAATGTGCAGGGCACAAAAAATAAGGATCAGCGGGACTGCTCCTGTTATCAGGGCTACGTTTTAATTGATAACCAAGGTACCACCAGCCAACTGTTACCGATTGTGCAGGAAGCCGGTTTACCCGCAATCGCCATCATTGATCACCACAATCTGCAAGAAAGTATTCAAGCGGAATTTACCGATATTCGCCCCACCACCCGCGCCACCGCCACTATCCTCACCCAATACCTCCAGTCAGGGCTACTGCCCCTCGACAGCAGTAATCCGGTTCACGTCAAATGTGCCACTGCCCTGATGCATGGGCTGCGCTCGGATACAGACTGCCTCAAACAGGCGAAGGAAGAGGATTTCCTCGCGGGTGCGTTCTTAAGCCGCTACATTGACTATCAACTGCTCAATACGATCTTGCAGTCCCATCGCTCTAAGCAGGTGATGGATGTGATTGAGCGATCCCTCAAAAATCGCTCGATTCACAACAATTTTTCTATTTCGGGGGTAGGCTATATCCGCTACGAAGACCGCGACGCGATTCCCCAAGCCGCGGATTTCCTTGTTACCGAAGAGAATGTCCACACGGCAGTGGTCTATGGCCTAGTGCACGATGAAGATGAGGAAGTGGAGCTCATTATTGGCTCACTGCGCACCACCAAAATTACCCTCGACCCCGATGAATTTATTAAGGAAGCCTTTGGTAAAGATCGCCAAGGGCGCTTCTTTGGTGGCGGACGCTCCCAAGCAGGCGGCTTTGAAATTCCGGTAGGGTTTCTCTCGGGTCTCAATGAGAATGCCGAATACGCTAAACTCAAGTGGAATGTCTATGACACCCAAATTAAGCAGAAGCTCCTCCATCTAGTGAACCCGAAAAATAATGTTCTCCACGGGACTGAGTAGTCTTGCCCTCAGAACCGCCAGCACGCTAGCTAATCTATAACACGATATGTTGGAGCTCACTCTCTTGTTTGTGCGCCATGGCATTGCCGTCGAGCGGGATGTATTTGCTGGCCCTGATGGCGATCGCCCCCTCACGGCCAAGGGGGAAAAAAAAACCCAGCAAGTGGCACAACGCCTGCTCGATGTCGGTCTCGAAGCCGAACTCATCCTCAGTTCCCCACTCCTGCGAGCGCGCCAAACCGCCGAAATTTTACTGGAAGCCGGAGTTGCCAGCGATCTCATGTTCTCGGATCTGTTGACCCCCACCGGCAGTTTTAGTGCTTGGTTAACTTGGTTAGAACGTTGGCGACAGCAGCACGACGGTGCCCTAGTGGTGGTCGGGCACGAACCCAACCTCAGCCATTGGGCAGAACTACTGCTTTGGGGCAAAGCCTTAGGGCATTTACAGCTTAAAAAAGCGGGCATTATTGGCCTTACCCTACCCCCCGTCGATAGGGATCCGGTTGCCAACAGTCAACTCTTTTGGCTCACCGCACCCAAACTATTTGTCTGAGGCCATCCTGATCATTCCCCCAAGGCAGGGTGGGGCGGCGGTTCATCGGGCTAAGCCTGCAGAAAGGCTAATAAGTCTGCATTCACCTGTTCCTTGTGGGTGGTACACAAACCATGGGAAGCGCCCTCATACACCTTTAGGGTTGCGTCCTTAATCAGTTGGGACTGTAGCAAACC harbors:
- a CDS encoding bifunctional oligoribonuclease/PAP phosphatase NrnA, yielding MQSPHALDLTDSVTTETGGHHPEVNGNALVKTEAAPSELVKPDPRLSDPRAEALRQMLERHRNSRQLIILQDFPDPDALSSAWTYKLIAEKFEIQCDIAYAGALSHQENITLVRLTGMPLIRWNVQGTKNKDQRDCSCYQGYVLIDNQGTTSQLLPIVQEAGLPAIAIIDHHNLQESIQAEFTDIRPTTRATATILTQYLQSGLLPLDSSNPVHVKCATALMHGLRSDTDCLKQAKEEDFLAGAFLSRYIDYQLLNTILQSHRSKQVMDVIERSLKNRSIHNNFSISGVGYIRYEDRDAIPQAADFLVTEENVHTAVVYGLVHDEDEEVELIIGSLRTTKITLDPDEFIKEAFGKDRQGRFFGGGRSQAGGFEIPVGFLSGLNENAEYAKLKWNVYDTQIKQKLLHLVNPKNNVLHGTE
- the sixA gene encoding phosphohistidine phosphatase SixA, which translates into the protein MLELTLLFVRHGIAVERDVFAGPDGDRPLTAKGEKKTQQVAQRLLDVGLEAELILSSPLLRARQTAEILLEAGVASDLMFSDLLTPTGSFSAWLTWLERWRQQHDGALVVVGHEPNLSHWAELLLWGKALGHLQLKKAGIIGLTLPPVDRDPVANSQLFWLTAPKLFV